TGCTGTCGATGTTTTAATGACTCAAAACAGTACTAAATTTATTACCCCATTAACTTTACAAACCTTATCAAAGCGTCCGGTTCACATAGATGTCATGGTGGAGCACCGAGCAGATTTAGTCAATCACATTGAACTTGCTAAACAGGCAGATTTATTGTTAATTGCACCGGCAACAGCCAATATTATTGGTAAACTTGCTAGTGGTATCGCCGATGACATGGTGACGACCGTTGCGATGGCCCTTAAAACTGACGTACCAAAATTAATTGCGCCGGCGATGAATACGTATATGTATCAAAATCCTGTAACACAAAAAAATCTTGTTAGATTAAAAGAGTTCGGCTATAAAGAAATAGAACCTCGTGAAGCTTTACTAGCTTGCGGCGATTTTGGTCGTGGGGCATTGGCTACCAATGCAACCATTATTCAAGCGGTAGAAGCTACACTAAGCCAAAGGAGTCTATGATGAAAAACAGTAAAACTTTCGATCTTGTTTTAACAGCACTTTTTTTGGGCATCATGATTTTAATGAGTCTCGTGCCTTTTTTAGGATTTATTCCCATTGGCCCATTAAACGCAACGATTTTACATGTGCCAGTTATTATTGGTTCTATTATTTTAGGACCACGTTTAGGAGCTTTTCTTGGTTTTTCAATGGGGCTTATGAGTGTCTATAACTCTACTACGAGACCCAATCCATTGTCCTTTGTTTTCTCTCCTTTTATTAATGTTATCGGCACTAATCATGGCGATTGGAAAGCATTGCTTGTCGCCATCATTCCTCGCATTTTAATTGGTATCGTTCCCTTCTTTGTTTATAAATATGGGCGCCGATTGTTAAAAAATAAAGCAGACAGTGTAGCGTTATTTATCGCAGGTATCAGTGGCGGACTCACCAATACCTTATTGG
The genomic region above belongs to Enterococcus saigonensis and contains:
- the coaC gene encoding phosphopantothenoylcysteine decarboxylase; translated protein: MHQKHILLGVSASISAYKAADLANELTKRGYAVDVLMTQNSTKFITPLTLQTLSKRPVHIDVMVEHRADLVNHIELAKQADLLLIAPATANIIGKLASGIADDMVTTVAMALKTDVPKLIAPAMNTYMYQNPVTQKNLVRLKEFGYKEIEPREALLACGDFGRGALATNATIIQAVEATLSQRSL
- a CDS encoding ECF transporter S component, giving the protein MKNSKTFDLVLTALFLGIMILMSLVPFLGFIPIGPLNATILHVPVIIGSIILGPRLGAFLGFSMGLMSVYNSTTRPNPLSFVFSPFINVIGTNHGDWKALLVAIIPRILIGIVPFFVYKYGRRLLKNKADSVALFIAGISGGLTNTLLVMNFIYLLFQESYGTYVSQSGQNHEFLYGAILTVIFTQGIPESIVAGVVTAAVCAILLRLTKKNRTEMY